In Myxococcus stipitatus, the following are encoded in one genomic region:
- a CDS encoding type VI immunity family protein encodes MGEHIPRVRRTMAGADAERLLVREVVRIVLYLPHDHVDLASGVERALDLYRKAVGEEVLTHGWDAEEDGEPFPLTAEGWSRVQALLHARTMHDLGKFSPRFEQRMKIRAECSWTLTGGGLTQRDGYALHYQARLPMHVAPEGGVSVLSATLPTEYLNRHGPGRVRELAMALASGLPLSSGHAGLALALFGTRGRVLPLVRDELERHPGLDVPAIESHLSLGSRVDGVHWVNFLGPALLEAAGGVSGLRARLQSPGTTVDEVGGSGTAVVTLGAWPSAGDLSKGDNLPSYRELARVLEPWLEAFQPSRALGWRGFSEEDVRRWWRRFLD; translated from the coding sequence ATGGGTGAGCACATTCCTCGCGTGCGACGCACGATGGCGGGCGCCGACGCGGAGCGGCTGCTGGTGCGGGAGGTGGTGCGCATCGTGCTCTATCTGCCTCATGACCATGTGGACCTGGCGTCTGGCGTCGAGCGGGCCTTGGACCTCTATCGGAAGGCCGTAGGGGAGGAGGTGCTCACCCATGGCTGGGATGCGGAAGAGGATGGGGAGCCTTTCCCTCTGACAGCCGAGGGATGGAGCCGCGTACAGGCTTTGCTGCACGCGCGCACGATGCACGACCTGGGCAAGTTCTCTCCTCGATTCGAGCAGAGGATGAAGATCCGGGCCGAATGTTCCTGGACCTTGACGGGGGGCGGTCTCACTCAGCGCGATGGATATGCGCTGCACTATCAGGCGCGTCTGCCCATGCATGTGGCACCGGAGGGAGGCGTCAGCGTCCTGAGTGCCACGTTGCCGACGGAGTACTTGAACCGCCATGGTCCTGGCCGGGTGAGGGAGTTGGCCATGGCATTGGCCTCGGGACTGCCGCTGTCCTCAGGGCACGCGGGACTCGCACTGGCCCTTTTCGGCACTCGAGGACGTGTTCTCCCTCTCGTCCGCGACGAGCTTGAGCGCCATCCGGGCCTGGATGTGCCGGCAATCGAGTCGCATCTGTCGCTGGGCTCAAGGGTGGATGGCGTTCATTGGGTGAATTTCTTGGGGCCTGCCTTGCTCGAGGCCGCTGGAGGTGTCTCTGGCCTGCGGGCCCGGCTTCAGTCTCCAGGGACCACCGTCGACGAAGTCGGTGGCTCGGGGACGGCCGTGGTGACTCTGGGCGCCTGGCCCTCGGCGGGCGACCTGTCGAAGGGGGACAATCTCCCCTCGTATCGTGAACTGGCGCGGGTGCTGGAGCCGTGGCTTGAGGCGTTCCAGCCAAGCCGGGCCCTGGGCTGGCGAGGCTTCTCGGAAGAGGATGTCCGCCGCTGGTGGCGCCGCTTTCTCGATTGA
- a CDS encoding AAA family ATPase, with protein sequence MHNAGSEGRSVSPEEDSVRELHVEYDDAPPPPAPARAPAPAPEELPRSPNPLLALSRSRSRGAKPPALGAAPPARDVSAPADVSESERQAMQAAVATGKRREAWRPPAYLPEDLSEALLSERSQYRAKLLQDARQVTLQGPGVLSIVPVPAADPDWSGGSLLGFLGEECVFGGDVVHLDFESGRVFAAPDHGDDVDRRALSADRWCYRPYDFAEALCTAASAYEERQPALTQALRRASGEEPPVAVRPQDAELPPTDRLWAQPWGCIWGPPGTGKTTAVADLIARALRAFPGERILAVAPTNRAADELVLRVSALLEREPIPLRPLARSIFRGGTGASDALAKLPTVTLEDTKGGKLRASIEERERELYLQRVRGGPAHELAKLQAELRGLRGKMKDPTLKEAEKGDCPLMVLTVHRALRLVSELEGKSTFARLVVDEAGMVTRAATALMAPLAERVTLAGDPKQIGPVSRAAEGAGRGSQKWLRASGLSHLEDAVKDAARADVLLLRTQHRMHPDIARVVSHFCYGGALQDGDIVKARAEKAPPVPAFADTRAGWVVLDGLSREAKRLTHGRGETGSGYQRELSAELAVSLAREAIRAGLNVLCVTPYRAQAALLRRLGTSAGFRGDAFSASTIHRQQGTQYDVVLVDTVAGGRPFPPHTLVPMLNVAASRARDYLLVLASRDEARGATIPQRFLSLLPRLRVQPGSPLRLEAMPLPQKPAPPPPPPPSAPANLGGEIEGARPTRPLFTQEQVSLFERHFDDGHHLVRGVAGSGKTYVLAHWVARYLLEHEDTRVLVSFYNRALAPLVDKLLVEAIVQRAGRERARALRARVTIKHVGALRRVEPASFDGVFVDEAQDMDARALAMLHALVRPHPSQDGREIRCLQLFMDDSQNVYGQVPIDALKEQLPEGLSFRGRTRVLKETFRATRDILDVAFNVVLDPMRQHGTSDPGMREYMKAGELAREGLLWLPEETLEGLYRVQSTERGGVLPQVRGFASGASEARQVAKEVARLIREEGVHPGDILVVAPVMPSQYTEALNRAGVPAHAYGGKGGRDVTDFRVSGVDHVRATTVFSCKGHECPVVFFAGLDALDTVENWMAGAKERNARENERIRRAMFYVGATRAMKRQYLTGVKGARFLRVAASYVETLSGLVPS encoded by the coding sequence ATGCACAACGCAGGCTCCGAAGGGCGCTCCGTCTCGCCCGAGGAAGACTCCGTCCGGGAGCTTCACGTCGAGTACGACGATGCACCTCCGCCTCCCGCTCCAGCGCGGGCTCCTGCTCCGGCCCCGGAGGAATTGCCCCGCTCGCCCAACCCGCTGCTGGCGCTGTCGCGCTCCCGGAGCCGTGGCGCGAAGCCTCCGGCTCTAGGGGCGGCTCCGCCTGCCCGGGATGTGTCGGCGCCCGCCGATGTCTCCGAGTCGGAGCGTCAGGCGATGCAGGCCGCCGTGGCCACCGGCAAGCGCCGCGAGGCCTGGAGACCTCCCGCGTATCTGCCGGAGGACCTGAGCGAAGCCCTCTTGTCGGAGCGCAGCCAGTACCGCGCCAAGCTGCTTCAAGACGCGCGGCAGGTCACCCTCCAGGGGCCGGGGGTGCTCTCCATCGTCCCGGTGCCCGCGGCCGACCCGGATTGGTCCGGTGGTTCGCTCCTGGGATTCCTGGGCGAGGAGTGTGTCTTCGGCGGCGACGTCGTCCACCTCGACTTCGAGTCCGGCCGAGTCTTCGCCGCCCCCGACCATGGCGACGACGTGGACCGCCGTGCCCTCTCCGCGGACCGTTGGTGCTATCGGCCCTATGACTTCGCGGAGGCCCTCTGCACCGCCGCCTCCGCCTACGAGGAGCGCCAGCCCGCGCTCACGCAGGCCCTGCGCCGCGCCAGCGGAGAAGAGCCCCCCGTCGCGGTGCGTCCCCAAGACGCGGAGCTTCCTCCCACCGACCGGCTCTGGGCTCAGCCCTGGGGATGCATCTGGGGGCCTCCTGGTACCGGCAAGACGACGGCGGTCGCCGACCTCATCGCCCGAGCCCTGCGCGCCTTCCCCGGCGAGCGCATCCTCGCGGTGGCGCCCACCAACCGCGCGGCGGATGAGCTGGTGTTGCGTGTCAGCGCCCTGCTGGAGCGCGAGCCCATCCCGCTGCGCCCCCTGGCGCGCAGCATCTTCCGAGGTGGCACCGGCGCCAGCGACGCCCTGGCGAAGCTGCCCACCGTCACGCTGGAGGACACCAAGGGCGGCAAGCTGCGCGCGAGCATCGAGGAGCGTGAACGCGAGCTGTACCTCCAACGTGTCCGAGGGGGCCCCGCGCACGAGCTCGCCAAGCTCCAGGCCGAGCTGCGCGGCCTGCGCGGGAAGATGAAGGACCCCACGCTCAAGGAGGCGGAGAAGGGCGACTGTCCCCTCATGGTGCTCACCGTGCACCGCGCCTTGCGTCTGGTGTCGGAGCTGGAAGGCAAGAGCACCTTCGCGCGCCTCGTGGTGGACGAGGCCGGCATGGTGACTCGCGCCGCCACCGCGCTGATGGCGCCCCTCGCGGAGCGGGTGACGCTCGCGGGAGACCCCAAGCAGATTGGTCCCGTGAGCCGCGCCGCCGAGGGCGCTGGACGTGGCTCGCAGAAGTGGCTGCGCGCCAGCGGCCTGTCGCATCTGGAGGACGCGGTGAAGGACGCCGCGCGCGCGGACGTGCTGCTGCTGCGCACCCAGCACCGCATGCACCCGGACATCGCCCGCGTCGTCAGCCACTTCTGCTACGGCGGCGCGCTCCAGGATGGCGACATCGTGAAGGCCCGCGCGGAGAAGGCGCCTCCCGTGCCCGCGTTCGCCGACACGCGCGCGGGGTGGGTGGTGCTGGATGGTCTCAGTCGTGAAGCCAAGCGCCTCACCCACGGCCGGGGTGAGACGGGCTCCGGCTATCAGCGCGAGCTGTCCGCCGAGCTCGCCGTCTCGCTGGCCCGCGAAGCCATCCGCGCGGGGCTGAACGTCCTCTGTGTCACGCCGTACCGCGCGCAGGCCGCGCTCCTGCGCAGGCTGGGGACCTCCGCTGGCTTCCGGGGGGATGCGTTCAGCGCGTCCACCATCCATCGGCAGCAGGGCACCCAGTACGACGTGGTGCTCGTGGACACCGTGGCCGGAGGCCGGCCCTTTCCTCCACACACGCTGGTGCCCATGCTCAACGTGGCCGCCAGCCGCGCGCGCGACTATCTGCTCGTCCTCGCCTCTCGCGACGAGGCTCGCGGCGCCACGATTCCCCAGCGCTTCCTCTCGCTCCTGCCGCGTCTGCGGGTCCAGCCGGGCTCACCGCTGCGGCTGGAGGCCATGCCCCTGCCGCAGAAGCCCGCGCCTCCGCCGCCTCCACCGCCGAGCGCCCCCGCGAACCTGGGCGGAGAAATCGAAGGCGCGCGTCCCACCCGGCCGCTCTTCACGCAGGAGCAGGTGTCCCTCTTCGAGCGCCACTTCGATGATGGCCACCACCTGGTGCGCGGCGTCGCGGGCAGCGGCAAGACGTATGTCCTGGCACACTGGGTGGCGCGCTACCTGCTGGAGCACGAGGACACGCGGGTGCTCGTCTCCTTCTACAACCGCGCGCTCGCGCCGCTGGTGGACAAGTTGTTGGTGGAGGCGATTGTCCAGCGCGCCGGGCGCGAGCGTGCGCGTGCGCTGCGAGCCCGCGTCACCATCAAACACGTGGGCGCCCTGCGCCGCGTGGAGCCCGCGTCGTTCGACGGCGTGTTCGTCGACGAGGCGCAGGACATGGATGCCCGCGCGCTGGCCATGCTCCACGCGCTGGTGCGTCCGCATCCGTCGCAGGACGGCCGCGAGATTCGCTGCCTCCAGTTGTTCATGGACGACTCGCAGAACGTCTATGGCCAGGTCCCCATCGACGCGCTCAAGGAACAGCTCCCCGAGGGCCTGTCCTTCCGAGGCCGCACCCGCGTGCTGAAGGAGACCTTCCGCGCCACCCGGGACATCCTCGACGTGGCCTTCAACGTCGTGCTGGACCCGATGCGCCAGCACGGCACCAGCGACCCCGGCATGCGCGAGTACATGAAGGCCGGCGAGCTGGCTCGCGAGGGACTCTTGTGGCTCCCCGAGGAGACGCTGGAGGGGCTGTATCGCGTGCAGTCCACGGAGCGCGGCGGGGTGCTGCCCCAGGTGCGCGGCTTCGCCTCGGGGGCCAGTGAGGCCCGGCAGGTGGCGAAGGAAGTGGCCCGCCTCATTCGCGAGGAGGGCGTCCACCCCGGGGACATCCTCGTCGTCGCGCCGGTGATGCCGTCCCAGTACACGGAGGCGCTCAACCGCGCCGGAGTGCCCGCGCATGCCTACGGCGGCAAGGGCGGGCGGGACGTGACGGACTTCCGCGTGAGCGGCGTGGACCATGTCCGCGCCACGACGGTGTTCTCGTGCAAGGGGCACGAATGTCCCGTCGTCTTCTTCGCGGGGCTGGATGCGCTCGACACGGTGGAGAACTGGATGGCGGGCGCGAAGGAGCGCAACGCGCGGGAGAACGAACGCATCCGCCGTGCCATGTTCTACGTGGGTGCGACGCGCGCGATGAAGCGGCAGTACCTCACCGGCGTGAAGGGCGCGCGCTTCCTGCGCGTGGCCGCCTCCTACGTGGAGACCCTCTCCGGGCTCGTGCCTTCCTGA
- a CDS encoding CHAT domain-containing protein, translating to MNELCGRLESFIDGELAPVDAENFRHHLTRCHACETRMKELLALALLADDALHSSAGMADVGPTRLQLRRRRTWMMVVPLALAAGLAAWVLVTRTGSEPVSSELWLGQSPGRTLEARLTYPSADRHRPYEVMRSGGDKPRAMSLRELAKLEEAGDERGIASAYLLRGDAAQARAFLDRLPASPDLDSDQAVLLLQQGAPEEALVLLDRALKQQPQHPQALWNRGLALKALGLSLQSAEAFERVSALKEPGWSEEAARRAAELRRQEQEKRKDWKGAKEECDRMVAGGAPLAQGLAARHPGLARLCFYDALRAATSAERVEALRPLARQLDAVDGGSHLTDALQRAAQSDLGARKPFAADYVKLTKGELPPPALDALIVKLREARHEDLLLGTLLFLKDSRQFEEEYRALALGSKDPWFALLAEERQARADIQRGQTPRARMRLTEALRGCGPESRFNYRCLELQRNLALVERQLHRPVESRAHALAALERARAGREWTKEWRLLQELGQAALFHGDVSLARAYLEETIQRLPERCEDHEPAYANLALAYYRTLDFAGAREQLDRAARCGQPPSLARAFVIADLAHTQERRIEDTAMLTRGLEALRAVPSRLETAGDGAMLRHIEGRFFIEQDRHRGQELLRRAIDESAPLLDSDVNARKARVYSYTSLILDAARHGEFERALAFFTEERALPSAERCVLGVTVDDERTALVARDAAGKLLGHYDSDRRERLESVEGLVPEALAQALRPCVTVNVLARPPVLGKPGLLPPDIAWAYHVGPSLTEARGSPGPRLVVADVNAPSELRLPSLRAWSPARGDDAGLTLLKGAAATPSQVLRAMRDAAEVQIHAHGVVDPNVVDGSLLVLSPEEQGGRYALTAGDLQGHPLQGRPVVLLAACHAAHSKAYFHETFGLPVAFVESGARAVLAATQEIPDAEASDFFEPVLARIREGLPAARVLRDARQDWLRSRGSPWVRQVLLFE from the coding sequence ATGAACGAGCTGTGCGGCAGACTGGAGTCTTTCATCGACGGCGAGCTGGCGCCGGTGGACGCGGAGAACTTCCGCCACCACCTGACGCGCTGCCACGCGTGTGAGACCCGGATGAAGGAACTGCTCGCGCTGGCGCTCCTCGCGGACGATGCCCTCCATTCCTCGGCCGGCATGGCGGACGTCGGTCCGACGCGGCTCCAGCTCCGGCGGCGAAGAACCTGGATGATGGTGGTGCCGCTGGCGCTGGCCGCGGGCCTGGCGGCGTGGGTGCTCGTGACGCGGACAGGTTCGGAGCCAGTCTCGTCCGAACTGTGGCTGGGCCAGTCCCCCGGGCGGACACTGGAAGCCCGGCTGACGTACCCCAGCGCGGACCGGCACCGTCCCTACGAGGTGATGCGCAGCGGGGGCGACAAGCCCCGGGCGATGTCCCTGCGCGAGCTGGCGAAGCTGGAGGAAGCGGGCGACGAGCGGGGCATCGCCTCCGCGTACCTGCTGCGAGGAGACGCGGCGCAGGCCCGCGCCTTCCTGGACCGGCTGCCCGCGTCGCCGGACCTGGACTCGGACCAGGCCGTGCTCCTGCTTCAGCAAGGCGCCCCTGAAGAAGCCCTGGTCCTGCTGGACCGCGCGCTGAAGCAGCAGCCCCAGCATCCGCAGGCCCTGTGGAACCGGGGCCTGGCACTGAAGGCGCTGGGACTCTCGCTGCAATCGGCGGAGGCGTTCGAGCGGGTGTCCGCGCTGAAGGAGCCCGGCTGGAGCGAGGAGGCCGCGCGGCGCGCCGCGGAGTTGCGGCGCCAGGAGCAGGAGAAGCGCAAGGACTGGAAGGGCGCGAAGGAGGAGTGCGACCGCATGGTGGCGGGAGGCGCACCCCTCGCGCAGGGACTGGCGGCGCGGCACCCCGGCCTGGCCCGATTATGCTTCTACGATGCCCTGCGCGCGGCCACCTCCGCTGAGCGCGTGGAGGCGCTGAGGCCCCTGGCCCGGCAGTTGGACGCGGTGGATGGAGGCTCGCACCTCACCGATGCGCTCCAGCGCGCCGCCCAGTCGGACCTCGGCGCGCGCAAGCCGTTCGCGGCCGACTACGTGAAGCTGACGAAGGGTGAGCTGCCGCCTCCGGCGTTGGACGCCTTGATTGTGAAGCTGCGCGAGGCCCGGCATGAAGACCTGCTGCTAGGCACGCTGCTGTTCTTGAAGGACTCGCGCCAGTTCGAAGAGGAGTACCGCGCGCTCGCGCTGGGCTCGAAGGACCCCTGGTTCGCGCTGCTGGCCGAGGAGCGGCAGGCCCGGGCGGACATCCAGCGGGGCCAGACGCCTCGGGCGCGGATGCGGCTGACGGAAGCGCTGCGTGGCTGCGGGCCGGAGTCGCGCTTCAACTATCGCTGCCTGGAGTTGCAGCGGAACCTGGCGCTGGTGGAGCGGCAGCTCCACCGCCCCGTGGAGTCGCGCGCGCATGCGCTGGCGGCCTTGGAGCGGGCACGCGCGGGACGGGAGTGGACCAAGGAGTGGCGGCTGCTCCAGGAGCTGGGCCAGGCGGCGCTCTTCCATGGTGATGTGTCGCTGGCCCGCGCGTACCTGGAGGAGACCATCCAGCGTCTGCCGGAGCGCTGCGAGGACCACGAGCCGGCGTACGCCAACCTGGCGCTGGCCTACTACCGCACGTTGGATTTCGCGGGGGCCCGGGAGCAGTTGGACCGCGCGGCGCGGTGTGGACAGCCGCCGTCACTGGCGCGCGCCTTCGTCATCGCGGACCTGGCCCATACCCAGGAGCGTCGCATCGAAGACACGGCGATGTTGACGCGGGGCCTGGAGGCGCTGCGCGCGGTGCCGTCTCGGCTGGAGACCGCGGGTGATGGCGCGATGTTGCGCCACATCGAGGGCCGCTTCTTCATCGAGCAGGACCGCCACCGGGGACAGGAGCTGTTGCGCCGGGCCATCGACGAGTCGGCGCCCCTCTTGGACTCGGACGTCAATGCGCGCAAGGCGCGTGTCTACAGCTACACGTCGCTCATCCTCGATGCCGCGCGGCATGGTGAGTTCGAGCGGGCCCTGGCGTTCTTCACCGAGGAGCGCGCCCTCCCCTCCGCCGAGCGCTGTGTGCTGGGCGTGACGGTGGACGACGAGCGCACGGCGCTGGTGGCGCGGGACGCGGCGGGGAAGCTGCTGGGGCACTACGACTCGGACCGGCGCGAGCGGCTGGAGAGCGTGGAGGGGCTGGTGCCCGAGGCGCTGGCCCAGGCCCTGCGGCCGTGTGTCACAGTGAATGTACTCGCGCGCCCGCCGGTGTTGGGCAAGCCGGGGTTGTTGCCACCGGACATCGCCTGGGCCTACCACGTGGGCCCTTCACTGACGGAGGCCCGGGGCTCTCCAGGGCCCCGGCTGGTGGTGGCGGATGTGAACGCGCCCTCGGAGTTGCGCCTCCCCTCGCTGCGCGCGTGGAGTCCGGCGCGCGGGGATGACGCGGGGCTCACGTTGTTGAAGGGGGCCGCCGCGACGCCCTCCCAGGTGCTTCGTGCGATGCGCGACGCCGCGGAGGTTCAGATTCATGCGCATGGCGTGGTCGACCCCAACGTGGTGGACGGTTCGCTGCTGGTGCTCTCCCCGGAGGAGCAGGGGGGTCGCTACGCTTTGACAGCCGGCGACCTCCAAGGGCACCCGCTCCAGGGCAGGCCCGTGGTGTTGCTGGCGGCCTGTCACGCGGCTCACAGCAAGGCGTACTTCCATGAAACCTTCGGGCTGCCCGTCGCGTTCGTCGAATCCGGTGCGCGCGCGGTGCTCGCCGCCACACAAGAGATTCCCGACGCCGAGGCGTCGGACTTCTTCGAACCAGTGTTGGCGCGCATTCGCGAGGGGCTCCCCGCCGCTCGAGTCCTTCGCGATGCACGGCAGGACTGGCTTCGCAGTCGGGGAAGCCCCTGGGTTCGCCAGGTGCTCCTCTTCGAATAG
- a CDS encoding RNA polymerase sigma factor yields the protein MERHEMMGAGVRATMDDGQHQQFDAFARSRRPGLVRLARRLCVGGGIEAEDLVQETLERAYRNFDRLVTENPSAVSVWLSTTLSNRFLDHCRRRRTEVLGAPSLRVVQTPEVSGEPTPMEQWEQVSREDFLRAIEQLRPPQVREAYRLHVAGHRYRAIAEQLDAPEGTVGRWLSEARKALRELLSGGTSSSEDRARP from the coding sequence GTGGAACGACATGAGATGATGGGTGCAGGGGTTCGCGCCACGATGGACGACGGGCAGCACCAACAGTTCGATGCATTCGCCCGCTCGAGACGGCCGGGTCTGGTACGGCTTGCCCGGCGTCTGTGTGTCGGGGGCGGCATCGAGGCGGAAGACCTGGTGCAGGAGACGCTCGAGCGCGCCTACCGGAACTTTGACCGGCTGGTGACGGAGAACCCGAGCGCGGTGAGCGTGTGGTTGAGCACCACACTGAGCAACCGTTTCCTGGACCACTGCCGTCGCAGGCGCACGGAGGTCCTCGGGGCCCCGTCGCTGCGGGTCGTGCAGACGCCGGAGGTGTCTGGTGAGCCCACACCCATGGAGCAGTGGGAACAGGTGAGCCGCGAGGACTTCCTGCGCGCCATCGAACAGCTCCGTCCTCCCCAGGTGAGGGAGGCCTACCGGCTCCACGTAGCCGGACACCGCTATCGCGCCATCGCCGAGCAGTTGGACGCCCCCGAGGGAACGGTGGGCCGGTGGCTCAGCGAGGCGCGCAAGGCGTTGAGGGAGCTGCTGTCGGGGGGCACCTCCTCGAGCGAGGACAGGGCCAGACCATGA